DNA from Bacteroides zoogleoformans:
TGATTGGGAAACCCTTCCGACATACGGAGAAGCCGAAATCAGTGCGGTACAGTTCTATTTTCGCTGGGCAAGCGAGCAGAAAGACCCCGTCACCGGTGAACCGGTAGTGAAGGAACAACGCCTCAATACTACGAATAATGTAGCATCTGAAAGCGGCGTCATAGAAGCTGTGGTGACAGTGCCCGCTGCTACTGGCGACTTTACAGAAAACATACGCAAGCAGGTGTCTGTGAGTAAACTGTGGGGACAGGTTTCCGTGTCAACCGCAGCGCGTATTACCCCCATTGAGGGAAGTGCGATTCTTGGTACACCCGATGACTGGAGCAAAGAGCGGAAGTTCGAGGTGACGGCAGCCAACGGCAGCAAGAAGATTTGGACAATCAGAGTTACTCAATTTAACAAAAACGATTAAAATAATAATGAATGATTCTTTTTAAGGATATGCCGCAAAAGACGTGTGTCGTCGATATGCACCTTGTTGAAGATGTTACACGAAAAGACGGCGAATGTTTTTGGCGGCACATCCTTTTTACTCAAAAAAAAGTATCAACCCGTATGAGAACAATTTCTATTCTCTTTATGCTGTTGCTTTATGCTTTGTCTTTATCGGTGCAACAGAAAGATGTCGTTTACGTATCCGACTTCGGCGTCAAGCCATATACCTACGAGAATTGCGTCGAAAAGCTGCAACTTGCCATCAAGGCTTGCAAGGAACGAAACGCCCGCACGCTGGTGTTTGAAAAAGGACGTTACGACTTTTGGCCTGAGGGTGCTGTGTGCAAAGAATATTTCATCACTAATACCTCAACAGCCGAGGAATGTCCGTCGAAAGTAAAAACCATCGGCCTCTTCTTTGAGGAAATGGACGGGCTGACCATAGAAGGAAATGGAGCCACATTGATGTTTCACGGCAAAATGACCATGATAGCTTTTGCGCATTGCAAACGGATGATATTGAAAGACATTCATCTCGACTTTGAACGTCCGGGAGGTTCGGAAATGACCTATACCAAAGCAGACGCTGAGGGTGTGGAGGTGGTGTTTCATAAAGACAGCCGATACGAAATTGTGGATGGAAAGATACATTTGTATGGCGAGGGGTGGCGCTCGAACCGTATTCACTGCATAGAATACGATCCGAAGACAGAATTCTTCTTCTACAGTCGCGGATGGAAAACGCTGTCGGCCTCCAAAGCCGAGGAAGTGGCGCCCGGCATTGTGAGATTCACCACGCCGGAGAGTTTCCACCCTCAAGTGGGCAACACACTCACTATGCGCGACATTATTCGCGATCAGGTAGGTTTGTTTCTCTTTCAAAGTAAGGATATAACGCTGGACAATGTGGGGGTGCACTACATGCACGGGTTAGGCATCG
Protein-coding regions in this window:
- a CDS encoding DUF5018-related domain-containing protein, which translates into the protein MKLKNYKWIMILMCIPFMTACDWETLPTYGEAEISAVQFYFRWASEQKDPVTGEPVVKEQRLNTTNNVASESGVIEAVVTVPAATGDFTENIRKQVSVSKLWGQVSVSTAARITPIEGSAILGTPDDWSKERKFEVTAANGSKKIWTIRVTQFNKND